One Candidatus Nitrososphaera evergladensis SR1 genomic window carries:
- a CDS encoding PAS domain-containing sensor histidine kinase — protein MQRRTSDFAENVPLLICFIGPDGRITDANSYFVQATGFSKDELTGMQVFDIVTQRAGTIKETIATIISSRQASVKEIDVLVRRKDGTEFPGILAASALPQQDNSSSESKVIGVAVTESSQLARAKEEAEAANKELRRKESLKDEFIAIASHELRTPIQPILGLALLAKKGQISQEEAWDSVLKEARRLTQLANDILDVSRIENGTLRYNFARANVSEIIEYVVNALRTSELGKDIDFSIVMDESARAAYCDLDRQRITQVLMNVIGNAAKFTIKGRVNIEARADVKNSRYDIMVSDTGGGIPEAVLPHMFKKFITKSVGEGEKHGSGLGLFISRAIIAAHNGAIYLYNNDENGATFVIRLPFEQPAARRALSSPPPGG, from the coding sequence TTGCAGAGGAGAACAAGCGATTTTGCAGAGAACGTCCCGCTCTTGATCTGCTTTATTGGCCCCGATGGCAGGATAACAGACGCAAACAGCTATTTCGTGCAGGCGACGGGGTTTTCCAAGGATGAGCTGACGGGGATGCAGGTCTTTGACATTGTCACTCAAAGGGCCGGGACGATAAAAGAGACAATCGCCACCATTATCAGCAGCAGGCAGGCAAGCGTCAAGGAAATAGACGTTTTGGTAAGGAGAAAAGACGGCACCGAGTTTCCCGGGATACTTGCGGCATCAGCGTTGCCACAGCAGGATAACAGTAGCAGCGAGAGCAAGGTCATCGGCGTGGCTGTGACGGAAAGCTCCCAGCTTGCTCGTGCAAAGGAAGAGGCAGAAGCTGCAAACAAAGAGCTCAGGAGAAAAGAGAGCCTCAAAGACGAGTTCATAGCAATTGCATCGCACGAGTTGCGCACACCCATCCAGCCGATCCTGGGGCTTGCGCTCCTTGCAAAAAAAGGTCAGATAAGTCAGGAAGAGGCGTGGGATTCGGTCTTGAAGGAGGCGCGCAGGCTGACGCAGCTTGCAAACGACATACTGGACGTCAGCAGGATAGAAAACGGCACCCTGAGGTACAACTTTGCAAGGGCCAACGTCTCTGAGATAATCGAGTATGTTGTAAACGCGCTAAGGACAAGCGAGCTTGGCAAAGACATCGACTTTTCCATAGTCATGGACGAGAGTGCACGCGCGGCCTACTGCGACCTTGACAGGCAGCGCATTACCCAGGTGCTCATGAACGTTATCGGCAACGCTGCCAAATTTACGATAAAAGGCAGGGTCAACATCGAGGCCAGAGCCGACGTGAAAAATTCCCGGTACGACATCATGGTGAGCGACACAGGAGGCGGCATACCAGAAGCCGTGCTGCCGCACATGTTCAAGAAATTCATCACAAAGAGCGTCGGCGAGGGGGAAAAACATGGAAGCGGCCTAGGCCTGTTCATAAGCAGGGCGATAATAGCTGCCCACAACGGCGCAATATACCTCTACAACAACGACGAAAATGGAGCGACGTTTGTCATCAGGTTGCCGTTTGAGCAGCCCGCCGCGCGGCGGGCTTTATCTTCTCCTCCTCCCGGCGGCTAG
- a CDS encoding response regulator, producing the protein MKILVAEDEPNIAKVYKISFEERGHEVIVTHNGVECLEEYSRHLEQTSGHNAAPFDVVLLDYRMPKKDGMEVAREILALVPKQRIIFVSAYVLETLQDSVKTLSRVVEMMQKPFEIDDLVSLVEDTSIWKGLEQLNVNVGELRKMNATHDQLLGLYEGLRAIQKGRGIAG; encoded by the coding sequence TTGAAAATCCTCGTAGCCGAAGATGAGCCCAATATTGCGAAGGTTTACAAGATCTCTTTTGAAGAGCGAGGCCACGAGGTAATAGTCACCCATAATGGAGTAGAGTGCCTTGAGGAGTACAGCCGTCATCTAGAGCAAACCAGCGGCCATAATGCCGCTCCTTTTGACGTGGTCCTTTTGGACTATAGGATGCCAAAGAAGGACGGGATGGAAGTTGCCCGCGAGATACTGGCGCTGGTACCAAAGCAGAGGATAATCTTTGTGTCTGCTTATGTCCTTGAAACCCTGCAAGATTCGGTAAAGACGCTTAGCAGGGTCGTGGAAATGATGCAAAAGCCGTTTGAGATAGACGATCTTGTATCGCTTGTTGAAGATACCAGCATCTGGAAGGGCCTTGAGCAGCTAAACGTCAACGTCGGGGAGCTTCGCAAAATGAACGCCACCCACGACCAGCTGCTTGGCCTGTACGAAGGGCTGAGGGCTATCCAGAAAGGCCGCGGGATTGCCGGCTAG